Proteins from a genomic interval of Euleptes europaea isolate rEulEur1 chromosome 18, rEulEur1.hap1, whole genome shotgun sequence:
- the LOC130490620 gene encoding olfactory receptor 14A16-like, translating into MPNFTSSSKFLLLEFSDIQELQILYFFVFLTVYLIAVTGNLLIIISVALDHHLHTPMYFFLMNLAILDLGSVSVMVPKAMANSFLKSRSISYLGCVAQVFCFFLFTAADLAILTIMAHDRHIAICKPLQYETIMHRGACIQMAVSAWVTGIVYATLHTGGTFAITFCSNMINQFFCEIPQLLKLSCSGLYLVEVGLIIFSSLIAVGCFIYIIITYIQIFATVLRMPSMHGQKKALSTCLPHLTVVSLLIFSGLFAYVKPPGNTSSELNVICAVIYAILPPLLNPFIYSMRNKEIKTALLKLIDLFIFSKNGSSKVLIKFG; encoded by the coding sequence ATGCCCAACTTTACCTCCTCATCGAAATTTCTGCTGCTGGAATTTTCAGACATCCAAGAACTACAGATCTTATACTTCTTTGTGTTCCTCACCGTATACTTGATTGCTGTTACTGGCAACCTTCTCATCATCATTTCTGTAGCCCTTGACCATCATCTGCATACCCCCATGTACTTCTTTCTAATGAACTTGGCTATTCTGGATCTTGGCTCAGTTTCTGTCATGGTACCCAAAGCTATGGCCAATTCCTTCCTGAAGAGCAGGTCCATTTCCTATTTAGGATGTGTTGCTCAAGTTTTCTGCTTCTTTCTATTTACAGCAGCAGATCTTGCCATCCTTACAATAATGGCCCATGATCGGCATATTGCTATCTGCAAGCCATTGCAATATGAGACAATTATGCACAGAGGAGCCTGCATTCAGATGGCCGTAAGCGCATGGGTTACCGGAATAGTTTATGCCACATTACATACTGGTGGCACTTTTGCCATCACCTTCTGTTCCAACATGATTAATCAATTCTTCTGTGAAATTCCACAGTTACTTAAACTCTCCTGTTCAGGCTTATATCTAGTTGAAGTGGGACTTATAATATTTAGCAGTCTCATAGCTGTAGGATGTTTTATCTACATCATTATAACTTACATACAGATTTTTGCTACAGTACTCAGAATGCCTTCCATGCATGGTCAGAAAAAAGCCCTCTCTACTTGCCTTCCCCACCTTACTGTAGTGTCTCTGCTTATCTTTAGTGGACTCTTTGCCTATGTGAAGCCTCCCGGTAacacttcttcagagctgaatGTGATTTGTGCAGTGATTTATGCTATATTACCTCCACTGCTGAATCCATTCATCTATAGCATGAGGAACAAAGAAATCAAGACGGCATTGTTAAAACTCATTGATTTGttcattttttccaaaaatgGCTCCAGCAAAGTCCTAATAAAATTTGGTTGA
- the LOC130490621 gene encoding olfactory receptor 14A16-like translates to MPNSTSTSEFLLLEFSDIRELQILHFFVFLTEYLITMTGNLFIIIAVVLDHHLHTPMYFFLMNLAVLDLGSISVMVPKAMANSLMNSRSISYSECVAQVFFYFLFGTSNFAILTVMAYDRYIAICNPLQYETIMHKGACIQMVVSAWVTGIADATLHTSCTFAITFCSNMINQFFCEVPQLLKHSCSDLYLVEVGLLIFHCIIAGGCFIYIIITYLQIFATVLRMPSVHGQKKALSTCLPHLTVVSLLVFSGIFAYAKPPGNTSSELNVICAVIYALLPPLLNPFIYSMRNKEIKTALSKLLTMRSSNLNAR, encoded by the exons ATGCCTAATTCTACTTCCACATCTGAATTTCTGCTCCTCGAATTTTCAGACATTCGGGAACTACAGATCTTACACTTCTTTGTGTTTCTCACAGAATACTTGATTACAATGACAGGCAATCTTTTCATCATCATTGCTGTAGTGCTTGACCATCATCTGCAtacccccatgtacttcttcctaaTGAATTTGGCCGTTCTGGATCTTGGCTCAATTTCTGTCATGGTACCCAAAGCTATGGCCAACTCCCTCATGAACAGCAGGTCAATTTCTTATTCAGAATGTGTAGCTCAagtgttcttttattttttatttggaaCATCAAATTTTGCTATCCTAACAGTAATGGCATATGATCGGTATATCGCTATATGCAATCCATTGCAATACGAGACAATTATGCATAAAGGAGCCTGCATTCAGATGGTTGTAAGTGCATGGGTTACCGGCATAGCTGATGCCACATTACACACCAGTTGTACTTTTGCCATCACCTTCTGTTCCAACATGATTAATCAATTCTTTTGTGAAGTTCCACAGTTACTAAAACATTCCTGCTCAGACTTGTATCTAGTTGAAGTGGGACTTCTTATATTTCACTGTATCATAGCTGGAGGATGTTTTATCTACATTATTATAACTTACTTGCAAATTTTTGCAACAGTACTGAGAATGCCTTCCGTGCATGGTCAGAAAAAAGCCCTCTCTACTTGCCTTCCCCACCTCACTGTGGTGTCTTTGCTTGTATTCAGTGGAATCTTTGCCTATGCGAAGCCTCCCGGAAACACTTCTTCTGAGTTGAATGTAATTTGTGCTGTGATTTATGCTCTATTGCCTCCACTGCTGAATCCATTCATCTACAGCATGAGGAACAAAGAAATCAAGACGGCATTGTCAAAGCTCCTGA CAATGAGGTCTTCTAACTTGAATGCAAG GTAG
- the LOC130490623 gene encoding olfactory receptor 14A16-like, whose protein sequence is MPNLTTTSIFLLLEFTERRDLQILHFFAFLGLYLIAVTNNLLISILVIIDHRLHTPMYFFLMNLGILDIGSISVMVPKAMANSLLNSRSISYSGCVAQVFFFFAFATSDLALLTIMAHDRYVAICNPLQYELIMHKEACIQMVASAWISGILNATLHTGGTFAVTFCSNVVNQFFCEVPQLLKLACSDLYLVEVGLLVLNCSIVLGCFIFIIVTYMNIFATVLRIPSVQGQKKALSTCLPHLTVVSLLVFSGIFAYARPPTNTSSLLDVVCAVIYTIISPLLNPVIYSMRNKEIKAALLKLLRLGPLSKLISNRILL, encoded by the coding sequence ATGCCTAACCTTACCACCACATCCATATTTCTGCTCCTGGAATTTACAGAGCGCCGTGACCTACAGATTTTACACTTCTTTGCATTCCTAGGATTGTACTTGATAGCTGTGACCAACAATCTTCTCATCTCCATTTTAGTAATTATTGATCATCGCCTACACACCCCCATGTACTTTTTCTTAATGAACTTAGGTATTCTGGATATTGGTTCGATTTCCGTTATGGTACCCAAAGCAATGGCTAACTCCCTCCTGAACAGCAGGTCAATCTCTTATTCTGGATGTGTGGctcaggttttctttttctttgcctttGCAACCTCAGACCTTGCCCTGCTCACGATAATGGCACACGATCGATACGTTGCTATCTGCAATCCATTACAATATGAGTTAATTATGCACAAAGAAGCCTGCATTCAGATGGTGGCCAGCGCATGGATCAGTGGTATTCTTAATGCTACTTTACACACTGGGGGTACTTTTGCTGTCACCTTCTGCTCCAATGTGGTCAACCAATTCTTCTGTGAAGTCCCACAACTGCTAAAGCTTGCCTGCTCGGACTTGTACCTGGTTGAAGTTGGCCTTCTTGTGCTTAACTGCAGCATTGTGCTAGGATGCTTTATCTTCATCATTGTAACTTATATGAATATTTTTGCTACAGTGCTCAGAATCCCTTCTGTGCAAGGTCAGAAGAAAGCCCTCTCCACTTGCCTTCCCCACCTCACTGTGGTATCTCTCCTCGTATTCAGTGGCATCTTTGCCTATGCAAGGCCTCCCACTAATACTTCTTCTCTTCTAGATGTAGTTTGTGCTGTGATATATACTATAATCTCCCCATTGCTCAATCCAGTCATCTATAGCATGAGAAACAAAGAGATCAAGGCTGCATTACTGAAGTTGTTGCGTTTGGGGCCTTTGTCTAAACTCATCTCCAACAGAATTCTTCTATGA